In Rosa chinensis cultivar Old Blush chromosome 1, RchiOBHm-V2, whole genome shotgun sequence, a genomic segment contains:
- the LOC112181606 gene encoding E3 ubiquitin-protein ligase RING1-like isoform X1 translates to MEMGHQQTFWCHECDMSVSLPPPPTTTSVVCPHCFSDLLELMDSSGDNFQAPEAFRRPHDQDNYRLNSPVLQRLIHRLSEDDVVVPPPPANIYLLPASKAYVDAIPTVRMTSRSMSVCAVCKEQFAEDAEAKQLACNHVYHPDCILPWLSSRSSCPLCRYQLPTDDHHHAPPQQDSQHRIQRLVHYRLQLQLQLQLDRSSFNGMLNKYTLGI, encoded by the exons atggagatgggtcATCAGCAGACGTTCTGGTGCCACGAGTGCGACATGAGCGTGAGTTTGCCGCCGCCGCCGACGACGACGAGTGTTGTCTGTCCTCACTGCTTCAGCGACCTCCTGGAGCTGATGGATTCCAGTGGCGACAATTTCCAAGCTCCAGAAGCATTCCGCCGCCCCCACGATCAGGACAACTACCGCCTCAACAGCCCAGTCCTCCAACGGCTGATCCACCGCCTCTCCGAGGACGACGTCGTCGTTCCGCCGCCCCCCGCCAATATCTACTTACTGCCGGCTTCCAAGGCGTACGTAGACGCCATCCCAACGGTGAGGATGACGTCACGTTCAATGTCGGTGTGCGCTGTTTGTAAGGAGCAATTTGCGGAGGACGCGGAGGCTAAGCAGCTGGCTTGCAACCACGTCTACCATCCTGACTGCATTCTCCCTTGGCTTTCTTCCCGAAGTTCGTGCCCCCTCTGCCGCTATCAGCTCCCCACCGACGACCACCACCACGCTCCTCCTCAACAAGACTCCCAACACCGAATTCAACGTCTCGTGCATTACCGACTTCAACTTCAACTTCAGCTCCAGCTCGACCGCTCATCCTTTAATG GAATGCTAAACAAATATACCCTTGGAATATGA
- the LOC112181606 gene encoding E3 ubiquitin-protein ligase RING1-like isoform X2, translating into MEMGHQQTFWCHECDMSVSLPPPPTTTSVVCPHCFSDLLELMDSSGDNFQAPEAFRRPHDQDNYRLNSPVLQRLIHRLSEDDVVVPPPPANIYLLPASKAYVDAIPTVRMTSRSMSVCAVCKEQFAEDAEAKQLACNHVYHPDCILPWLSSRSSCPLCRYQLPTDDHHHAPPQQDSQHRIQRLVHYRLQLQLQLQLDRSSFNGGLQ; encoded by the coding sequence atggagatgggtcATCAGCAGACGTTCTGGTGCCACGAGTGCGACATGAGCGTGAGTTTGCCGCCGCCGCCGACGACGACGAGTGTTGTCTGTCCTCACTGCTTCAGCGACCTCCTGGAGCTGATGGATTCCAGTGGCGACAATTTCCAAGCTCCAGAAGCATTCCGCCGCCCCCACGATCAGGACAACTACCGCCTCAACAGCCCAGTCCTCCAACGGCTGATCCACCGCCTCTCCGAGGACGACGTCGTCGTTCCGCCGCCCCCCGCCAATATCTACTTACTGCCGGCTTCCAAGGCGTACGTAGACGCCATCCCAACGGTGAGGATGACGTCACGTTCAATGTCGGTGTGCGCTGTTTGTAAGGAGCAATTTGCGGAGGACGCGGAGGCTAAGCAGCTGGCTTGCAACCACGTCTACCATCCTGACTGCATTCTCCCTTGGCTTTCTTCCCGAAGTTCGTGCCCCCTCTGCCGCTATCAGCTCCCCACCGACGACCACCACCACGCTCCTCCTCAACAAGACTCCCAACACCGAATTCAACGTCTCGTGCATTACCGACTTCAACTTCAACTTCAGCTCCAGCTCGACCGCTCATCCTTTAATG